CTTCGGCTTCTGTTCGACACCCTGCGAAGGTCTAACGTCCTCACTCATCGTCATCCACCCCGAGGTCGACGAGCGTGACGTCGAGCTGGTCGACGATCTGCGCCTGGACACCCCGCGAGCACTCGTGGAAGTCGATTGCGGTCGTCAGAAAGCCCCACTTCGCGACGAGGATCATCGCCGCCTCGACGTGCAGGCGAGCGTACGCCGCGCCCGAAGTGTTGGGCGTCACGACCGGCTCGGCCTGTCGCCAGGCGGCGCGGACGTTGTAGCCGTCCCACTCCCGCCGAGCGCGCTGGTCCCACATCCACTGGATGTGTGGATGGGCCATGACGTGGCCGTCCTGCTCGCGGTACTGATTCGGGCGAGCCATGCTCATGCTGTCCCTCCGGTCGCCGACTCGTCGCGCTGGTCGCGGCACACGATACACAGCTCCTGGTCGCCGATCTCCTCGACGTCGGTCTCACGACCACACTGGTCGCAGGAGACGTCGTCGGTCGTCCCGCCGCCGAGAGTCCGCTGGACGGCCTCGCCGCCGGTGTCAGTCTCGGGGACGTACGCGTGCGGGATGGCAGTCGTCATGAGGTAGCGAGCCATCTCGGGGACCCCCCAGTCGCTCGGACTGTAGAGCTCGAGGTAGCCCGACCCGGCGACCGTCCCGCGGACGATCTCCTCGCCGAAGTAGCTGAAGCCGACCTGGTTGAGGTTCCGACGCAGTCCACGGTCGGCGAACTGTTCGGCGGCCTGGTCGCTGTCGTCGTACGTGTTCGGGTAGAACATGCCCGACTCGCCGGGGTCGTCTTCGTCACTCCAGCCGACCTGCCACCACGTTGGGTCGTGGCGGTCCTCGAGCTCGTCGACGAGGCCGGTCAGGTAGTACTCGGCGTCTCTGAGGTACGCGCCGGTCTGCCTGCTGAGCATCGACCGGACGAAGTCGCCATCACTGGTGTTGATGGCTGCAAACGGCGTCGGGGCATCGGGGACGGCGAACCACTCGGCGCGAGTCCGGGTCTCGACGGACTGGGTCGTCATCTCGATCGAGCCATCCCCGTGGATGAGTGGCTGGTCAACGCTCTCCTGACCGATGTGGGCAGCCTCGCCCGAGTAGACCCGAAGGCCATCGAGCGTCTCCTGGACGTCCTCGACTTGTAGGGTGGTATTCTGCCCACTCGCCGATTCGATGGTCGTGGTCTCTGGGTCGTCCATCCAGAGCGCGATAACAGTCCGTCTCATGGGTTGCTCACCTCAGGGTCCGGGATCGAGTCACAGCTCCGGCTGAGACGCGACGGGAGCAGCGTTACCTGGTCACCGCAGTACGGACAGGTCCGCTTCTCGTAGCTCATGGCGCCCCTCCGTCGAAGCCCTGGCCGCGGTAGTCAACATCAGGATTCTCGAAGACGTCGACGTCCTCGAGCGGGAGCACCTCTGCCTCGCTTGAGAGCAACATTCCCGCGCCGACGACGCCGAGGTCGGTGACCGTGACGTGGTCATCGCGGACAGTCGCCTGCTGGAACGCAGAGCGGGCGGCCTGCCGACGGATGAACACCGTCGCCCCATCATTCTCGAAGCGGGCGACGAGGTCCGGGCAGCGGTAGAGCGTCTGTTGGTAGTCCCGACCGCTCGCCGCGACCGGCTGGCCGCGGACCGCCCGCAGCACCCGGACGGCCGTCGGCTGGTCGTCTGCCTTAAGTCGACGGACGACCCGCTCGTCCACGTCGGTTGAGTCGGCATCAGCAGCCTTACTCACGACGCATCACCGTCCACGTGGACGTACAGCCGGACCTCGCCGGTCTCGACGGCAATGCAGCCTTCGCCGTTGCCCCAGACACCGATCATCGGCAGGTCGTCGTCGACGGCGATGGTCCGGGACGCGGCGATGTCTGTCCCGCACTGGGGACAGAACTTCGCGAGCGTGTTGGTGTCCGTATCAGTCATCGACATCACCCAGCGCGATGGCGATGAGCCCGACCGACGCGAGCAGCGCGCCGACGATACCGATCGGGAACGCGAACGGGACGGTCGCGAGCTGGCTGGCGACGGTGACCCCCAGCGCCCACAGCAGCCCGACCGCGACCAGCGACGCTCCGACGTCGCTGAGACGGTCAGTCATCGTGGGCCTCCAGTAGCGTTTCCGCCTCGGCAATCTCCCGAGCGTCGTCTCTAACGTCACCGAAGACGCCGTCGATGCAGAAGTTGAGCGCCTGAACGAACGAGTCCGGCCGGCCGCTCTCTGCGGCGTCGGCCTTGAGTGCTATCTCGTACATCGTCGTCAGAAGCTGGCGGCGAATGACCTCCTGGATGCGCTCGCCGTCAGGGTGTGCCGCTTCGACTTCCACGCGGCCGAGTCGCGCAGCCGGGAAGTCATACCGGTTCGACGGCTCGCTCTTCAGGTTGCTGACGTAGACACACGTGTAGACAGCGTCGTCCACGGATGCACCGAGGCGAGCGTTGCCGTAGTTGCCCAGCAGGTCGTAGTCGTTCGCGTCCACCCACTCCTCGACAGAGTCGGCGGCGCGCTCGATGACCTGCATCGGTCGCCCCTGAGCGAGGTCGAGCACGACGTCTCCGGGTTCGATCACGTCGGCCTGTTTCGGAAGGCCAGTCGGGTTGCGCTCAGACATCGTCGCCCTCCGTGGCGTCGTGCAGCAGCTGGGGCTCGCCATCTTCGAGAAACAGCACCGCGCTCTCGGGGTCCATCAGCGAGAGCCCGAGCGTCGCGACGCGGTGGTTCTGCATCGAGGCGTGCTGGGCCGCGAAGTTCCGGATGCGAGCGCGCGCCTGCGTATCGAGGTCGTGCCACGCCCTGCCGGCGTGGACGGCCAGCGAGCAGTCCAGACAGACCGAGCCCGTCTCGAGCATGGCGTCGGCGATGGCCTCGCCGACCTCTGCAGCGAGCGGCTGGGACTGTGGGGAGATCTCTGCGTCCCCCGACTCACGGTCGGCGCTCATCGGCTGGCCTCCGCTCCGTTCCGGTCGGGCCCGCCGAGCGCCATGACGAGCATCGCCATCTCCTCTTTGGAGAACTGGGTCGCACGGTCGCTCTCGCGTTCTTCGTCGAACGCGATTCCGCTCAGACTGCAGATCTCCTGGCGCAGCTCCAGCGCCGTGTTGGCCTGGGCAAGCACGAAGTTCCGTGCGTCGAACGGCCAGTCGTCGAACTCCTCGGGGACTGTCAGTCCAGGCATCACGCACCCCCCTCCTCGGCGACGAACTGTCGGATCTGGTTGCGAATCGCTTCTGAGCGATTGACGTACGTACTCTGTTCGACGGCCTCGTCGAACTGGTCGGCGAGGTCGCCGTCGAGGCGGAACGTCCACCGATCATTCTCCGACCGGCCGCGGTCGTGATCGGTCGTTTCGGCGCTCATCGTCAGAACAGCCCCCGTGAGGCAGCGGCGATACCAGTAATCGCGGCGACGACGTAGAACGCGCCGATGGCGACGATGATGGCGACCGGCACCGCCCACAGGCCGATCGCTGGAGAGGCCGCCATCCAGACGAGGATGCCCCCGACGATGGCGGCGAGCGACCCCGAGATGAGGACGCCGATGGCCGCCTTCGAGACCTTCTGGAACTGCTCTTTGGGGTCCTCATCGAACGGGTCGTCGTCGTGCAGCGTGTCCGACCGCATTACCGACGCACCTCCAGGCCCATCGTGCGCGCGTCCTCGTGGATCTGCTCGTCGTAGAACGCGAGGAACGCACGCCCCTTCTCGGTCACCTCGTAGGCGTTCGTCCGGCGGTTGATCTGCTCGGGGCGGCGGTCGATCAGGCCGTAGTTGACCAGCGTGTCGAGATTCGGGTAGAGTCGGCCGTGCGTCGGCTTGTCGTCGAACCGCTCGCCCAGCTCGCGGCTGATATCCTGCCCACTGACGGCGGGCTGCTCGGCGTTGAGCCGACCGGCAACCCACAGCGCGTGGAGCTGGAAGCCGGTGAGGTCGGCCAGCGTTTCCTTGAACTCGGTACTGTCGTCTTCGTCCGTCCTATCCGTGGATTCTTCTCCACGGGACGTATTCTGTTGCATGGGTAGCTGAATTTTCCCGGAGGAATGATTCGCCCATGCGTAGCACCGCGTTTAACCAGTCAGCCCAGTGATAAATGTAGGCTTGTGTACGCGTGTTCAGCGCATACTTTTGATACCGGGGTGCGTTTGTTGGCATGAGCGATCATCCCGTCTGTCGGGAACGAGTCGCTCCCCGGTGTGTCAGCACCGAGGTACGGCCCCCTGGTTCGGGCCCTTTTTACGGGACGCCGTGGCGGAACCTAACGACTCAGAGGAGTATGAGAGTTCTTGGCACTTAGTTGTATCGTTGTTTGCCACAGATTCATCCGTGCTTCCCACGAATAGGGCAGTGCCCAACACAAGTGATTTAGTGGCGCACACCGTTTAGTCACTGTACCGAAGTACCTATGCTTGCCACAGATGGAAATGGGCGTGAAATGCGCATGGACGCGGACTGGATGAGTCGGCCGGCCGACGACCAGATCCTCGAAGCACTCCGCGAACATGGCGCACTGACGCCCAAGACGATGGGTGAGCACATTGGGATCACCAACAACTACGCTGGCGAGCGCGCCCGCATGTTGTCGAAATACGGGCTGGTCAACCGTGTCGCTCGTGGGGTCTACATGATCTCTGGCGACGGACGAGCGTGGCTCGACGAAGATCTCGACGCGAGCACGCTGAAGCCAGCTGATGATGAGTGACTGATTCCGTTCCATTTCCCCCCACCGGACCCTCGACCCAGAGTGTAATACCGCTTGCAGGGTCGTTTCCGGGAGTTCCGATATTACACTCAGACTGTCAGAGCAGCAGCACTGCCCCTCTGAACAACAAGTATGGGACCTTTCCGATTCTGGTTCCGAATCATACCGGATGGGGTTTAGAAGACAATAGTTCTGACTTATTGAATTACACATATAAGCGGCGAGTCCCGAGCGAGTATATCATGTCAACACCAGACACGGCGACTGCTGACGCAGCGGTCGCGGAGGAAGACACAGGTGTCAATTGGGGACTGGCCATTACCGCCGGGATCATGGCCCTGCTGATCGGTGGATTAGGCGCGTGGGCGACAGCCAACCTCTTCGGGATAGCCCCAGTCGTGTTTCTCATCGGCCTCGTCGGCGGTGCGTACTACCTCTATCAGAAACCGCTCAAATCTGCCGCTGTCGGGACTGGACTGTATATCATGGCCATCGAGATGATTCTCACGCCCATTATGTTTTACCTGCCAGTCCTGTTCAGCACAGAGGGGCAAGAGGGCGCGGAGGCGGCGGGGACGGCCATCGGATCGGTTCTTGGGCTTGTCATCTGGGGCTTCGTGTTCTTGCTTCTCGCAATTGTCGCGGGCGTGATTGGCTACTTCGCAAACCGTCGGGCGAAAAAGAAGCTCAACGCGTCTGTGAACTGAACCATCATCGACGTCGACACGCTTATCAGTTGACTCGTTGACGGACAGTCATGAATCGACGACGCTACCTAGCGCTGACTGGAGCCCTCACTACGACCGCGCTTGCAGGCTGCTCAGAAAGCGGCGAGACGAGTACTGTAGATGGAGGAAAGACGGCCGACCCCGCCTCGACCGATACGGAGACCCCAGCGCCGACCAGCGGCACCGAGAACGACGTCGCAACGGAACGGGCGACGGAGACTGAAACGGAACCAGAGACGGCGACACCGACTGGCGAAGCAGCTCTGGAAGTCATCAGTGAGGAACTCGTCGTCGATGAAGGCGAGTACAGTACGGACGTGTACGTAGCAGCTGAAATCGAGAATACAGCGGACGTGCCATCGGGGCTCATCGAACTCAAGGCAGAATGGTTCGACGGCGACGGGAACTATCTCGACAACAGTACTCAATACCTCCGGACGCTCGGTGCCGGCGAGACGTGGAACGCGCGGGTGTACGCACTCATGTCCGACGGTGAGAAGATCGAAGACTACTCACTGGGCGGGGAGTTCCAGACGCAATCACCAAACTTCTCTCCGGAAGGGCTCGCCCTGGGTGAGACAGAGCTGAAGGTTGGAGATAATGACGCCGTCGTCAACGGTGGCGTGCAGAACAATCGCGGCGAGGAAGTCGGCTACATTCAGGCCATCGCGAAGTTCTACAACGCCGATGGCGCGGTTGTCGGCACTGGCCGCGATAACGTTCTGGAGGTGCCTGCGGATCGGACCTGGTCGTTCGAGGCCTCCTGGCTTGGCTATGGCGACCGCTTGGGTGACATCGACGACTTTGAGGTCGTTATTACCGATTCGCCGTACTGACCGACGCATGCCTCGTACTTTTCACGGTTTGAGTTGTAGGAGTGTCATGAATCGACGACGCTACCTCGCGCTGACGGGAGCCCTCACAACGACCGTGCTCGCGGGCTGTTCTGGTGGTGGTGGTAGTGGAGGGACGACTGACGGTGGCGCTGACACGGCCGACTCGACCACGCAGGCGTCCAGCGGCACGGAAAACGACATCGCTACCGAGCAGGTGACGGAGACCGAGACGATTCAATCAGAGACCGAAACTACCACCGAGGAGGCTCCGGAAACGGAAAGCGGAGCCGCCAGCCTCGATATCGGAGACAAAGAAGAAATCAGCGTTAACACTGAGGGAGATATCGCTTCCGCGGTTGGCGGTGCTCCTGTAACGAACAGCGGTTCCACGTCTACAGGGGAACTCACGGTATCGGCGACGTTTTTCGACGGCAACGGGGACGAGCTAACGACCGAAACACACACGATCGCGGCACTGCCTGCAGGGAAGACGTGGTATTCGTTCGTCATCCTCATCGGCGAGGATGCGGAGGCTGCAGAAGATTACGAGCTTGAGTACGACTACGAGGAGACGCCACCGAACTTCACCACAGAGGGGCTCACTGAGGTCGAATCATCGTCTGAGAACCAAGACAACAAACTCACGATATCGGGGGAGGTCAGAAACGACACAGAGGGCGAGCTGTCCGATTTGACAGCAACAGCCTTCCTCTATCTAGATGGTGCCCAGAAAGAGATTCTTAGTACACTGGATGATAGCACTCAGAGCCTCCCTGCTGGGGAGACGTGGACGTACGAACTCACCACCCAAGGGGTAGGGAATATCGCAGGGGACGAGGTGCGCTACAGCTATTCATCGTCCTGAGTGGGAGTTACATTCATCTTGACCGACTCGCGGGGTTTACGGGTGGCGACGATACAAACGGAACCACCGAGAAGGTAGTTCCCAGTTAGACCGACTATTTCAGTACCCGAACCACCCTCCAGAGCTGCCTCCCTCTTCGGAATACCACTGTGGATCGTACTCTATAGTCAAATCATCACCAGACGTCCCGCCTCCACCGAATATATCTGAGATATCTGGCACGTACTCTGAGAACCAAGAGCCTGTCTCGACAGTCTCCTCGAAAAGGGGCTGAGCGAATTTGAGGTCTTTGAGCTGGTCAGGTGTGAACTCCTCCGCATCATCGATGAACCGAGTCGCATCCGACCGGAGCTCTGTGAATTCGGGTATGTCGTGCTGAGCGTTGACCTCGTCGACAACCCACTGCGCTTTGTCCTTCGTGATGACATCCTCGAAGAGGGCTTCTCGAATCTCGTAGTGGACCTCGCTCATCATAAACGCGACAAATCGGTCGCCACCATAGCGTCCGAGTCGGAAAAGCGTCCCACTCCGAGCGAAGAAGATCTTGTGAGTCCCCTTCCACGCGAGTTTATAGGGTGCGCCGACTGCGAACAGACCGACCTCGAGACAGAAACACGCGACTGTCAGGATGAACTCGCCATATTCCGTATCACGGTGCCCCTCAGGTGCATCTGCGAACTTCCTGGCGGTATCGAGAACGCCGTTGAATTGACCGAGAAGTGGGACCCACCGCATGACGACGTCCGCCTTCTTGCTCGCTCCGTAGATGAAGCTCTCATCCACATAGGTGGCAATATCGTGCTCGTGCAGCGCCTCCAGCAAGCGGCCAACACTACGGAGGTCCGTCTGAGTTGCTGATGCCCCTGAAGCGAGGTTGCTGAGGTCCTCGGTAGTACATTGTCGCAATTCATCGTTTGCTGAATCCTCTGCATCTCGAATCGCACAGGCGAACTCCCACGCGTGCTGTTTTCGCGCCTTCGGGTCAGTGAATTCGTCCATCGACTCGACCATCTGGCGAATATCGAATGCCGCGTCACGTGCTCTACCAGTCGTTTGGCCGCTAACCAGTCCCAGGCCACTTGCAGCGGCTGCTGTCGCCGCGGTCGACCGGAGGAACCGGCGTCGGGTGGAGGGCTTCATACGAAAACATGACTTTCACACGACTATAAATATCATGCACGTGCTGAAACTGAAAGTAGTAATCAGGTATCTGATACGCGGAGTGGCTTCCTGATCGAATGAACTTACAGGGCTCCTCTGTCAAGAGTTGTCGATAGATGAGCCCGTGTCGGTGTCCTCGTCGACCCGGTCTCTGAGCTCGTTGATCTCCCGCTGCTGTTCGAGCAGCATCGACAGCATGGCCGATGTCATCGGGTTAGAATGGTTCAGCATCCCCCCAGCGTCGGCGTGCGTTCGGGCCTTCCTCCAGAGGTCGTCGAACACGGGTTGCTGTCGTCGGCGCAGCGCTCGCCGGTAGTCGGTCCAGTCGCGCTCCATCCGCTGCAGCATATCTCGGTAGGTCGAATTCGTCTTTCCCATCGTCAGAACTCACTCAGTTGGCGGCTCGGGTCGTCGGTGGGCAGCTGGCGTGGGTTGACATCGACGCGCCAGTCCTCGATCTCGAACGAGGTATTGTACGTCGATTCTGGCCCCGCCCACGCTTCTGTAGTGAAGCGCATCTGCGCCTCGTGATAGCTCGCGTTCGGCATGATTGCAATCCCCTTCCCCTCCGCCGCGCGGTAGACGTGTAGTCGGTTCATGACTCGACCGCAGAGACACCCAACCCGGAGATAAGCGCTGGAGGGTTCGTTCCGATTATTCCGAAGAACTGAATTCGGCTCCGAAAGGCTACGAACGGACGAGTCCAAGCACTTCCGGCGGTTTCCGGGTCCGTTCCGACACTGCTGGAATGCGAGCTACCCCCAGAAAATCTTGGGCTGCAGCGATGGATATGGGCAGCCGTCCAGTGGACTATATCAACGCTGCTGTTGGTGTCGAGTCGATGAAACGGCCATTTGTTCCACCTGAAAGCCCACTACGGGTGGGGGAGTGTGTTCAGGTGCGGTACCGACGACCCCTCTGGCACACCCCTCCCCAACCGGTCACGCCGTATTGGCGACGGCGTACCGATCCCCCTCCGTTTCAACCAAGTCTCCATCAGCTACGGCGGTCGCGATTGCGTCGCGTGCACCAGCGGGGTCAGTGTGCTGTCGGCAAAGAATCCTTACGATCACGGATTCGGCGACACTGTCGCGTTGCTTTGGCGAGGTCTGGTATTCCGTAATCCGAACTGCACGGTCGGCAGGGCTCATATACGGGGTACAGAGGGAGAGAGGAAAGTGCTAACGACGTTTTACAGTGCCCCACTCATCAGGGCGATCATGAAGTCCAACGTCACTGTGACGACGAACGCAGAGGCCATTATAGCAAAGAACGCGTAGACTGCCGTTTGGGAATCAATCTGACCGCGACTGTCCTGTGCCATACACATATATTGGGATTGCAGATATTAAGTTTTCTGTGGGAATGATATGGCCATACGTGCGGCTCCAGCTTCTCTTCGTAGAGTCTACACCAAACAGTAGAATCTTCCGTGGATGTAGATGCGGTCGCCGCTGTCTTCAAGGCGACCGACGTCGTCAGCTGGGTCGAGACACGCAGGGCACGTCTCACTCATCGGTGTATCCCTCCTGCTCGACGGCGCGCGCCTCCTGGACCTCCACGGCCGGCACCTCGATGCGCTTCTGGATGGTTGGCGTCTCGGTCCGCGGGACGACAACCTCGATCTCTACCGGGAGGCTCAGCTCGTACGGGCTGAGTGAGGTACCGGGGTCGGTCTGGCGGGTGCGAATCGTCTCATCGTTCCAATCGACGATGAGAAACGCACTCAGTTGCTTGCGGTCGGCGTCGCCGTCAGTCTGTGATTGTGTCATCTCTGGGGTCATCCACGAGCATGTACTCGCCTTTCCCGAACCGATTGCTCAGGTGGCCAGCGAGGCTCATGTTCTTCATTCGGTTGTTGATCGTCTGCCGTACTGGTGGGCTGTCGTAGCCCTGCTCTTCGAGCGCCGCGAGAACGACCGCTGGGGTCGCAATCCCCCACGGCTCGCCATCCGCGCGGCCTTCCGTCAGGACGTCGAGAATGGCGCGGTCTAACTCGTCGAGGTCATCCGGATTCATGGTGTCCGGTGGTTCTGCTCGCGACACGCTAATGACTACGGTCTTGACCTTACTAATAGCTTGTGAGAAAGCTAATCTAATAGTCACTCCATTGAATTTGCTATTAGCAAAAGTATTAAGAGGATAGCCGATATACTCTGTAGTAGAGACGCAGGGTGCCACGAGAGGAAGTGGCCGCGTGGTAGGAACACGCGACCTGTGCTCTGCCAACCAGAGCAATGAACGCTACAATCCACTCGGATGAAAACCCCGTTGCATCGCTTCGCATCCCCTCGCTGGGGGTCGCCAAGGAGGCGGCCACCCAGGGCGTCCGCGCCCGCGTCGAGTACCGCTCGCGCCGGACCGGCACGCTCCAGGACGTCGAGGGCGAGATCGTCGCCATCCACGCCAGCTCGACGGCCTGGAAGGGCCAGTACTCACTCGACGTCGCCACCGACGACGGCCGGACGATTATCGTCCACGCCGGGCTGCGCGAGGTGCACAGTGCCACCGACCAGTGTATGACCCGCCTCGGTCGGCTGACCGTCATCGAACCCGCCGCGAGCGAGGGTGAGAACTGATGGCGACACTGTACGGGAAGACGTGTCAGGGCGGTTGTGGCCGCCGGATGCTCGTCGGGAAGGGCGACCGACCCGTCTGTCCGGCCTGTCTGGCGGCGGCCCCCGAGGAGGTCGAAGCGTGACGCTCGCCTGCGAGCAGTGTGGTGGGACGTGGTCGCTCCGAATCGTCAGCGGGTCGGGAACGGCGGACACCGGTGTGTTCGAACGTTACGAGTGCGAGCACTGCGGGAACACGGGGACGCTCACGTACGACGGCGTCACCAACGAGACGCGGCTCTCGGGGCTGGTGTCGAAATGAACCGTCGCGAGGCGTACGCCGCGGGCTACGAAGCGGCCCACGAGTACTTCGACGTCACCGACCGCGGCGCGGACCACCTCGCCAGCGACGAGACGTTCGCCGCCGCGGCGTTCCTGCGGTACCACGCCGACCTGTACGAACGCTCGCCGACCACGGGGGAGGAGATCGCCGAGGAGTTCGGCGTCGCGGCGATGGCCCTGGAGACCGCCTTCGAGAAGCGTGGCGAACAGCTCCTCGAGGAGCACGCGGAGGAGGCGTAGATGGGGCGCTGGGGTCGGTCGGACCAGGAGATCCGCCTCGATATCGCGAGTGCCGTCGGCGAGGAGCGTGACATCCTCACGGCGCAGCGAGAGCGTCACGAGCGCGACTGGAATCGCTGATAGCTGCCCCAACTGTTCGCTTATATTGCCCAACAATCCAACCAACCCGTAGCGTCGCCACTACCCGTCTGTTCTAACCCCTCCGGTTCATCTGGAACACGATACCAATCCCCAGAGTGGACACACCGCGTTTCGACAGAAATCCCTGACAGTTACCGACCCAGCAGCGCCGCCAGTCGCGACCGGAGCGACTGACTGT
This region of Halomarina salina genomic DNA includes:
- a CDS encoding ribbon-helix-helix domain-containing protein; this encodes MSAETTDHDRGRSENDRWTFRLDGDLADQFDEAVEQSTYVNRSEAIRNQIRQFVAEEGGA
- a CDS encoding PadR family transcriptional regulator codes for the protein MQQNTSRGEESTDRTDEDDSTEFKETLADLTGFQLHALWVAGRLNAEQPAVSGQDISRELGERFDDKPTHGRLYPNLDTLVNYGLIDRRPEQINRRTNAYEVTEKGRAFLAFYDEQIHEDARTMGLEVRR
- a CDS encoding winged helix-turn-helix domain-containing protein; the encoded protein is MDADWMSRPADDQILEALREHGALTPKTMGEHIGITNNYAGERARMLSKYGLVNRVARGVYMISGDGRAWLDEDLDASTLKPADDE
- a CDS encoding FxLYD domain-containing protein, yielding MNRRRYLALTGALTTTALAGCSESGETSTVDGGKTADPASTDTETPAPTSGTENDVATERATETETEPETATPTGEAALEVISEELVVDEGEYSTDVYVAAEIENTADVPSGLIELKAEWFDGDGNYLDNSTQYLRTLGAGETWNARVYALMSDGEKIEDYSLGGEFQTQSPNFSPEGLALGETELKVGDNDAVVNGGVQNNRGEEVGYIQAIAKFYNADGAVVGTGRDNVLEVPADRTWSFEASWLGYGDRLGDIDDFEVVITDSPY
- a CDS encoding FxLYD domain-containing protein; translated protein: MNRRRYLALTGALTTTVLAGCSGGGGSGGTTDGGADTADSTTQASSGTENDIATEQVTETETIQSETETTTEEAPETESGAASLDIGDKEEISVNTEGDIASAVGGAPVTNSGSTSTGELTVSATFFDGNGDELTTETHTIAALPAGKTWYSFVILIGEDAEAAEDYELEYDYEETPPNFTTEGLTEVESSSENQDNKLTISGEVRNDTEGELSDLTATAFLYLDGAQKEILSTLDDSTQSLPAGETWTYELTTQGVGNIAGDEVRYSYSSS
- a CDS encoding ArsR family transcriptional regulator encodes the protein MNPDDLDELDRAILDVLTEGRADGEPWGIATPAVVLAALEEQGYDSPPVRQTINNRMKNMSLAGHLSNRFGKGEYMLVDDPRDDTITD